From a single Oreochromis niloticus isolate F11D_XX linkage group LG3, O_niloticus_UMD_NMBU, whole genome shotgun sequence genomic region:
- the LOC109198426 gene encoding Fc receptor-like protein 5 — protein sequence MEVRALCIRLLMIIMVLLCPHSQKADAASLHIFPNRLQFFEYEAVTFYCEGVDYCEVVHKVKGKIKTCPKTNKRTPTGSSCTITNVYRDDSGKYWYETEGGIRSNSIKISVTAGSVILESPAVPLMEGEDVALGCRNKTTSFNFTTDFYKYGLHISTNSTQNMTIHRVSKSDEGYYKCSISGAGESPESWLSTTVDHLKTHHTDAETDPFSEASCHIYLILRTVSTMVMVALLLVVVGLLNTGKFRVTKTNSSSVSCKCKCHITAGSDRNDYK from the exons ATGGAGGTCAGAGCTCTCTGCATCAGACTGT TAATGATCATCATGGTCCTGCTCTGCCCACATTCTCAGAAAGCTG ATGCAGCTTCTCTTCATATCTTTCCAAACAGATTACAGTTCTTTGAATATGAAGCAGTGACATTTTACTGTGAGGGGGTTGATTATTGTGAAGTTGTGCATaaagtcaaagggaaaataaaaacatgtccgAAAACTAACAAGAGAACACCGACAGGATCATCCTGCACCATCACAAATGTTTATCGTGATGACAGTGGGAAGTACTGGTATGAGACTGAAGGAGGGATCAGAAGCAACAGTATCAAGATCTCTGTCACTG CTGGTTCTGTGATCCTGGAGAGTCCTGCTGTCCCTTTGATGGAGGGAGAAGATGTAGCCCTGGGCTGCAGAAACAAGACGACTTCCTTCAACTTCACAACTGATTTCTATAAATATGGACTCCACATCAGCACCAACTCCACACAAAACATGACCATTCACAGAGTTTCAAAGTCTGATGAAGGATATTACAAGTGCAGCATCTCGGGAGCTGGGGAATCACCAGAGAGCTGGCTCAGTACCACAG TCGATCACTTGAAAACTCATCACACAGACGCTGAGACAGACCCGTTCTCAGAGGCCAGCTGTCATATCTACCTCATCTTACGGACCGTGTCCACCATGGTGATGGTGgctctgctgctggtggtggtgggacTTCTTAACACTGGGAAATTCAGAGTCACAAAAACTAACTCAAGTTCAGTctcatgtaaatgtaaatgtcatATTACTGCAGGCAGTGACAGGAATGATTACAAGTAG
- the LOC109198410 gene encoding uncharacterized protein LOC109198410: MDPARNGEVAERGRRVAGRGRGIRMRGGRRRRGRSRAVVSDEIRATVIDHVVNHGHSMREAGQRVQPNLQRSTVASIVRVFRQTNRTQRLPLTGGRGRMFTDVQETAIVDMVIRNNGIKLTEIRHRVLADNVTFTNIHSVSITTISRVLKKHQVRMKQLYTVPFERNSEHVEQLRNQYVQRVMEIEGRQTHHIFIFVDEAGFNLAKSRRRGRNVIGKRATVNVPGQRGANITMCAAICTDGLLLHRPLIGPYNTERLLAFLHDLYGRVVLGEERDAERRNQPTFIIVWDDVAFHHSRAVTEWFAAHPRMESLFLPPYSPFLNPIEEFFSSWRWKVYDHHPHDQMSLLDAMNAGCLEISAEDCQGWIRHARRFFPRCIALDDIRCDVDENLWPNGED, translated from the exons ATGGACCCAGCCAGAAATGGAGAAGTGgctgaaagaggaagaagagtggCTGGGAGGGGGCGAGGAATACGTATGCGtggtggaagaagaagaagaggaagatcaAGAGCTGTAGTCTCAGATGAGATCAGAGCTACTGTAATTGATCATGTAGTAAATCATGGTCACTCAATGAGAGAGGCTGGTCAGAGAGTGCAGCCAAATCTGCAACGCTCTACAGTGGCCTCTATTGTTAGAGTTTTCCGGCAAACCAACAG GACTCAACGGTTACCTCTCACAGGAGGGAGAGGACGGATGTTCACTGATGTGCAGGAAACTGCCATTGTTGATATGGTCATCAGAAACAATGGGAtaaaactcactgaaattaGACACAGAGTCTTGGCAGACAACGTTACTTTCACAAATATTCACAGTGTAAGCATAACAACAATTTCTAGAGTCCTGAAAAAACATCAGGTCAGGATGAAACAGTTGTACACTGTGCCTTTTGAGAGGAACTCTGAACATGTCGAGCAACTCAGGAACCAGTATGTCCAG AGAGTCATGGAGATTGAAGGCAGGCAAACACACCACATTTTCATCTTTGTGGATGAGGCAGGTTTCAACTTGGCCAAATCACGGCGACGAGGGAGGAATGTGATTGGGAAGAGAGCCACAGTGAATGTCCCGGGCCAGAGAGGTGCCAACATCACAATGTGCGCAGCAATATGCACTGATGGACTGCTGTTACACAGACCACTAATTGGGCCATACAACACTGAACGGCTCCTTGCGTTCCTGCATGATCTCTATGGAAGAGTTGTGCTAGGTGAGGAAAGGGATGCGGAGAGAAGGAATCAGCCAACATTTATAATTGTATGGGACGATGTGGCATTTCATCACTCCCGTGCAGTCACCGAGTGGTTTGCAGCCCATCCCAGAATGGAGTCTCTTTTCCTCCCACCTTACTCTCCATTCCTCAACCCCATAGAGGAATTCTTTTCCTCATGGCGGTGGAAGGTTTACGACCATCATCCACATGATCAAATGTCCCTCCTGGATGCAATGAATGCTGGATGCCTGGAGATATCAGCAGAAGATTGCCAGGGATGGATCAGGCATGCCAGAAGATTCTTTCCTAGGTGTATTGCCCTAGATGACATAAGATGTGATGTGGATGAGAACCTGTGGCCAAATGGAGAAGACTGA
- the LOC102082124 gene encoding Fc receptor-like protein 5 gives MEVRALCIKLFMTLVVLCAHGQKVDAVSFRISPNRLQFFEYEAVTFYCDGVIYCQVVHKFKGKIKSCSKANMKTPTGSYCTISNVYPEDSGEYWCETEGGNRSNKINITVTVGSVILESPAIPVIEEGNVTLWCRNKTASSNFTTDFYKYGHPVHNSSTGNMTIHRVSKSDEGLYKCSISGVGESSESWLSVRATNPDICNDTRPSTCDATPWIISTTVFGSLMLVVGLYHLGKCCWKRVNGSGSPDDQTVSTAATIENPVREMYAVIRKKNRKKKDFPRPGGGRSRVISVYGSVSRDLDESG, from the exons ATGGAGGTCAGAGCTCTGTGCATCAAACTGT TTATGACTCTTGTGGTCCTTTGTGCACATGGTCAGAAAGTTG ATGCAGTGTCCTTTCGAATCAGTCCAAACAGACTGCAGTTCTTTGAATATGAAGCAGTAACATTTTACTGTGATGGGGTCATTTATTGTCAAGTTGTTCATAAATtcaaagggaaaataaaatcatgTAGCAAAGCTAACATGAAAACACCAACAGGATCATACTGCACCATTTCAAATGTTTATCCAGAGGACAGTGGGGAGTACTGGTGTGAGACTGAAGGAGGGAACAGAAGCAACAAAATCAACATCACTGTCACTG TTGGTTCTGTGATCCTGGAGAGTCCTGCCATTCCTGTAATAGAGGAAGGAAATGTGACTCTGTGGTGCAGAAACAAGACGGCTTCTTCCAACTTCACAACTGATTTCTATAAATATGGACATCCCGTCCATAATAGCTCCACAGGAAACATGACCATCCACAGAGTTTCCAAGTCTGATGAAGGACTTTACAAGTGCAGCATTTCAGGAGTTGGAGAATCATCAGAGAGCTGGCTCAGTGTCAGAG caACTAATCCAGACATTTGCAATGATACAAGACCTTCCACCTGTGATGCCACACCTTGGATCATTTCCACAACTGTATTCGGTTCACTGATGTTGGTGGTGGGACTGTATCACTTGGGCAAATGTTGCTGGAagagag TCAATGGTTCAGGCTCCCCCGACGATCAAACag tttCCACAGCAGCCACTATTGAGAATCCAGTCAGAGAAATGTATGCtgttataagaaaaaaaaacaggaagaagaaag ATTTCCCCAGACCTGGTGGTGGACGCTCCCGTGTGATTTCTGTGTACGGCAGCGTGAGTCGAGATCTGGATGAGAGTGGCTGA
- the LOC102079566 gene encoding low affinity immunoglobulin gamma Fc region receptor II, giving the protein MDFRALCVKLVMSVIILLCAHDQKIDAASLHILPNRLQFFEYEAVTFYCDGVDYCEVVHKVKGKIKTCPNTKKRTPTGSSCTITNVYLDDSGEYWYETEGGIRSNSINISVTAGSVILESPAIPVMEGEAVTLSCRNKLTPSDFMADFYKYGVHISNTSTGNMTIYKVSKSDEGYYKCSILGVGESPESWFSVTETKTDPSSQPSCHIYLILRTVFTIIMVALLLLLVGLLHSGKIGATNPNLSSIP; this is encoded by the exons ATGGATTTTAGAGCTCTCTGCGTCAAACTCG tgATGAGTGTGATCATCCTGCTATGTGCACATGATCAGAAAATTG ATGCAGCTTCTCTTCATATCCTTCCAAACAGATTACAGTTCTTTGAATATGAAGCAGTGACATTTTACTGTGACGGGGTTGATTATTGTGAAGTTGTGCATaaagtcaaagggaaaataaaaacatgtcccAATACTAAGAAGAGAACACCGACAGGATCATCCTGCACCATCACAAATGTTTATCTAGACGACAGTGGGGAGTACTGGTATGAGACTGAAGGAGGGATCAGAAGCAACAGTATCAACATCTCTGTCACTG CTGGTTCTGTGATCCTGGAGAGTCCTGCTAttcctgtgatggagggagaagCTGTGACTCTGAGCTGCAGAAACAAGTTAACTCCCTCAGACTTCATGGCTGATTTctataaatatggagtccacaTCAGCAACACctcaacaggaaacatgaccaTCTACAAAGTTTCCAAGTCTGATGAAGGATATTACAAATGCAGCATTTTAGGAGTTGGAGAATCACCAGAGAGCTGGTTCAGTGTCACAG AGACCAAGACAGACCCCTCCTCACAGCCCAGCTGTCATATTTACCTCATCTTACGGACTGTGTTCACCATCATAATGGTGGCTCTGCTGTTGCTGCTTGTGGGACTTCTTCACTCTGGAAAAATCGGAGCCACAAACCCTAATTTAAGCTCAATCCCATGA